In bacterium, the sequence CTTTCGTGCATAGTTCAGGCTAGGCGCTTCGGTAGCCCGCGTGGCGGCACCGGAGCTTGGCCGGCGCGCCCTCATCTGGGGAGCTCTCGTCGGCATGTCGCCGGATCTCGACGTCATGGCCGCACCGCTCCGCGAGGGCTACGGCGAACTTCTCTATCACCGCGGTTCGACCCACTCCTTGTGGTTCGGTCCGGTCGTCGGCCCCATGCTCGGCTGGCTCTCCTGGCGCTGCTGGGATCCGCGCCGGAAGACCGCCCTGCGTAGTTGGGTGATGGTTTGCGTACTCGCGCTCTTCACCCATCCGCTCCTTGATTGGTTCACGCCTTACGGCACGCAGCTTCTGGCGCCATTCAGCCGCATGCGGTTTGCACTGAACGGAGTCGGCATCATCGACCCGTTCTACACGGGAATACTCGCGATCGGGCTCTTCGCACCAGCCGGGCTGGGCCTCGCCAGAGCCGCACCCCGGCGCGTGGGCTTCGCGCTCTTGCTCTCCAGCCTCTACCTGGTGGGGGGTGTCGGGCTGAACGAACTTGCGCGCTTCGATACAGCCCGAGCGCTGAACGCGGCTCCGGCGGAGATTCGCGTCTATCCGACGCTGCTCCAGCCTTTCATGCGGCGGGTGGTCGCCCGCCACGACGGTCGGGTCTGGGTCGGGTGGCATACGACACTGGCCCTTGGTTGTCCGTTCGGGGAAAGCTTCATCCCGCCGACCGCTACGCGGGCATCTGTCGAACTCGAGAGTACGTGGGAAGGCCAGATGATGCGCTGGTTCGCAATGGACGAAGTGGTCGTCCATACCACGACCCTTCCGGAGGGCGGGGCCATCGCCGAGATGGAGGACCTCCGCTACGGCATGCCCGGCCAACCGGCGGCGCGAAGCATGTGGGGTGTGCGTGCCAGCTACGATGCAGCGGGGAAGCGCATCGGAAAGGTCAAGAGATTCCGCCGCCCCCGCGCCGAAGGAACGAGCTTCGCAGTGCTGGGCGATCTCACCCTCGGTCGCTTCGCCCGTAGCGGCCTCACGGGCCGTGGCGTGGGCGCCTGTGCAGATCCGATCGGTGCGAGGGCCCAGGCTGTGCCACCTTCTACGCCATGAACTGGTCGAACGAGCGAAACCTGGAGCTGCAGACTCGCGCCCGCCAGGTGATCCCCGGCGGCATGTACGGCCATCAGTCCGTCCGCCGCCTGCCCGACGGGTTTCCCCAGTTCTTCTCGCGTGCCGAGGGCTGCAGATTGTGGGACGCCGATGGAAATGAGTACGTCGACATGATGTGCGCCTACGGCCCGATGCTGCTCGGCTACCAGCATCCGAAGGTCGAGGCCGCAGCTTCCGAACAGGGCCGCCTTGGCGATACGATGACCGGCCCATCCGAGATCATGGTCGATCTCGCAGAGCGCTTCGTAGCACGCATCGAACATGCAGATTGGGCCGTCTTTTCCAAGAACGGAACCGATGCGACTAGCGGAGCCATCGCGATCGCACGCGCCACGACGGGACGCCGAACGATTCTCCTCGCTGAAGGCGCCTACCATGGTGCCGCCCCGTGGTGCACGCCCTTCCCCACTGGAACCCTCGAGGAAGCCCGCGCCCACCAGATCGAGTTCTGCTACGGCGACCCGGAAAGCCTCGATACGGCGATCCGACGGGCGGGCGATGATCTCGCGGGCATCCTGGTCAGCCCTTTTCGTCACGATGCGGCCCACGACCAGACAGAGCCGGATGCG encodes:
- a CDS encoding aminotransferase class III-fold pyridoxal phosphate-dependent enzyme — encoded protein: MNWSNERNLELQTRARQVIPGGMYGHQSVRRLPDGFPQFFSRAEGCRLWDADGNEYVDMMCAYGPMLLGYQHPKVEAAASEQGRLGDTMTGPSEIMVDLAERFVARIEHADWAVFSKNGTDATSGAIAIARATTGRRTILLAEGAYHGAAPWCTPFPTGTLEEARAHQIEFCYGDPESLDTAIRRAGDDLAGILVSPFRHDAAHDQTEPDAAFAREVRDRCTECEALLILDEVRAGLRLSFGGSWESLGVKPDLSAWGKSIANGHALSALVGNERCREAASKVYMTGSFWFQAVPMAAALATFDELSREPYVEHVVEMGTRLRDGWREQAARHGVGIRQTGPVQMPMVLFDGDSHFRKAYRWTSEALRRGAYLHPWHNMFLSTAHQESDVDRVLEATEEAFAAIANFDPSA